A window from Symbiopectobacterium purcellii encodes these proteins:
- a CDS encoding dienelactone hydrolase family protein: MTRAVTPHAESTILTDSQGIIAGETTIPSQGEQLPAYLAKPVSGDGPYLIILVVQEIFGVHQHIQDVCRRLAKQGYLAIAPELYFRQGDPHQYDDIPTLLSELVSKVPDAQVLLDLDRATNWAVRQGGDANKIGITGFCWGGRISWLYAAHNPQLKAAVAWYGKFSGNKTLTTPKHPMDIAADLSAPVLGLYGAEDGSIPLDQVELMRQALRAANATAEIVVYPEAGHAFHADYRPSYHQASAQDGWQRMLAWFAQYGVK; this comes from the coding sequence ATGACCCGTGCCGTTACGCCCCATGCCGAGTCGACGATCCTCACAGACAGCCAAGGGATTATCGCGGGTGAGACCACCATTCCGTCTCAAGGCGAACAGCTTCCCGCCTACCTCGCCAAGCCGGTATCCGGTGACGGACCTTACCTCATTATTCTGGTGGTTCAGGAAATTTTTGGGGTGCATCAGCATATTCAGGATGTCTGCCGTCGGCTGGCTAAACAGGGTTATCTGGCCATCGCGCCAGAACTGTATTTCCGTCAGGGCGATCCGCATCAGTATGATGATATCCCAACGTTGCTGAGCGAATTGGTCAGCAAGGTGCCGGATGCACAGGTGCTGTTGGATCTCGATCGCGCAACCAACTGGGCCGTGCGACAGGGTGGCGATGCCAACAAAATTGGCATTACCGGTTTCTGTTGGGGCGGACGCATCAGTTGGCTGTATGCGGCGCACAATCCGCAGTTGAAAGCCGCAGTTGCCTGGTACGGCAAATTTTCCGGTAACAAAACCCTGACCACACCGAAACACCCCATGGATATCGCCGCCGACCTCAGTGCGCCGGTGCTCGGTTTGTACGGCGCAGAAGATGGCAGTATCCCGCTCGATCAGGTCGAGCTGATGCGACAGGCGCTACGCGCTGCCAACGCCACGGCCGAGATTGTGGTGTATCCCGAGGCGGGACACGCTTTCCATGCAGATTATCGCCCCAGCTATCATCAAGCGTCCGCTCAGGATGGCTGGCAGCGTATGCTGGCGTGGTTTGCGCAGTATGGTGTGAAATAG
- a CDS encoding tyrosine-protein phosphatase gives MTISAPRHPSLVALECGINFRDLGGLYTADGQRIRPRKLFRAGSLDQLSVADCEHLAGVPVSHVVDYRDPDEVTAKPDILWEGAHYHTCPANPIRHEVTANLESLGSDQLSAFDSQAFMLELYRRLPFNNPAYRQLVALLQRPEEGALVQHCAVGKDRTGIGSALVLFALGVDEKTVMEDYLVTDITLAPFREQLLTSLADTLNEKALSQFSFVLSVQEAFLATALRTIKARYGSINRWLATDYGLDDDARYQLQRKYLVD, from the coding sequence ATGACAATATCAGCACCACGCCATCCTTCTTTGGTTGCGTTAGAATGCGGCATCAATTTCCGTGATTTAGGGGGATTGTATACCGCAGATGGGCAACGTATTCGCCCACGCAAACTGTTCCGTGCAGGCTCGTTGGATCAACTCAGTGTGGCTGACTGTGAGCACCTGGCCGGTGTTCCCGTATCGCACGTGGTTGACTATCGTGACCCGGATGAAGTGACGGCCAAGCCCGATATTCTGTGGGAAGGCGCGCATTATCACACGTGCCCCGCCAACCCGATTCGCCACGAGGTCACGGCCAATCTGGAGTCGTTGGGATCAGATCAGCTTTCTGCGTTTGACTCACAAGCCTTTATGCTGGAGCTCTATCGGCGTTTGCCTTTCAACAATCCTGCCTATCGTCAACTGGTTGCTCTGTTGCAGAGACCAGAAGAAGGGGCACTGGTGCAGCATTGCGCTGTCGGCAAAGATCGTACCGGTATCGGCTCCGCTCTGGTGTTGTTTGCGCTCGGTGTGGATGAAAAGACGGTGATGGAAGATTATCTGGTTACGGACATCACCCTTGCGCCTTTTCGCGAGCAACTGCTGACATCGCTGGCTGATACGCTGAATGAGAAAGCGCTGTCGCAATTCTCCTTTGTGCTCTCGGTTCAGGAAGCCTTTCTGGCGACCGCCCTGCGAACTATCAAAGCGCGCTATGGTTCTATAAACCGTTGGCTGGCGACGGACTATGGGCTGGATGATGACGCGCGCTACCAGTTGCAGCGTAAGTATCTGGTTGACTAG
- the argH gene encoding argininosuccinate lyase: MALWGGRFSQAADQRFKQFNDSLRFDYRLAEQDIVGSIGWSKALVTVNVLSEQEQQQLEQALNALLAEVQANPEQILQSDAEDIHSWVEQKLIDKVGDLGKKLHTGRSRNDQVATDLKLWCKAQISELQLAVRQLRAALVATAEVNQDAVMPGYTHLQRAQPVTFAHWCLAYHEMLVRDESRLEDTLKRLDVSPLGCGALAGTAYPIDREQLAGWLGFASATRNSLDTVSDRDHVLELLSNASIGMVHLSRFAEDLIFFNSGESGFVELSDRVTSGSSLMPQKKNPDALELIRGKSGRVQGALTGMMMTLKGLPLAYNKDMQEDKEGLFDALDTWHDCLMMAALVLEGIQVRRPRCQEAAQQGYANATELADYLVAKGVPFREAHHIVGEAVVEAIRQGKPLEALSLADLQKFSATIGDDVYPILSLQSCLEKRAAKGGVSPRQVAQAITDAKGRL; encoded by the coding sequence ATGGCGTTGTGGGGCGGTCGTTTCAGTCAGGCGGCAGATCAGCGGTTCAAACAATTTAATGACTCGCTGCGGTTTGATTACCGTCTGGCGGAGCAAGATATCGTCGGCTCTATCGGCTGGTCAAAAGCGCTGGTGACGGTCAATGTACTCAGCGAACAGGAACAGCAGCAGCTAGAGCAGGCGCTGAATGCGCTGCTGGCCGAGGTGCAAGCCAACCCAGAACAGATTCTGCAAAGCGATGCTGAAGATATTCATAGCTGGGTAGAGCAGAAGCTGATCGACAAAGTGGGCGATTTGGGCAAAAAGCTCCACACCGGCCGCAGCCGTAACGATCAGGTCGCCACCGATCTTAAACTGTGGTGCAAAGCGCAAATCAGCGAACTGCAACTGGCGGTACGCCAACTGCGCGCCGCGTTAGTGGCTACCGCAGAAGTGAATCAGGATGCGGTGATGCCGGGCTACACCCATTTGCAGCGCGCTCAACCGGTGACCTTTGCCCATTGGTGTCTGGCCTACCACGAAATGTTGGTACGCGATGAAAGCCGCCTGGAAGATACGTTAAAACGCCTTGATGTCAGCCCATTGGGCTGCGGCGCGTTGGCTGGCACTGCCTATCCTATCGATCGTGAGCAGTTGGCGGGCTGGTTAGGTTTTGCGTCTGCCACGCGTAACAGTCTGGATACGGTGTCAGATCGTGACCACGTACTGGAACTGCTCTCTAATGCCTCGATTGGCATGGTGCACCTGTCACGCTTTGCTGAAGATCTGATTTTCTTCAACAGCGGTGAATCCGGGTTCGTTGAGCTGTCCGATCGAGTGACTTCCGGTTCCTCCCTGATGCCGCAGAAGAAAAACCCGGATGCGCTGGAGTTGATTCGCGGTAAATCGGGTCGGGTGCAAGGCGCGCTGACTGGCATGATGATGACGCTCAAAGGCTTGCCGTTGGCGTACAACAAGGATATGCAGGAAGACAAAGAAGGGCTGTTCGACGCGCTCGATACCTGGCATGACTGTCTGATGATGGCGGCACTGGTGTTGGAAGGCATTCAGGTTCGCCGTCCGCGCTGCCAGGAAGCGGCACAGCAGGGCTACGCGAATGCGACTGAACTGGCCGACTATCTGGTGGCAAAAGGCGTTCCGTTCCGTGAAGCGCACCACATTGTCGGTGAAGCTGTGGTGGAAGCCATTCGGCAGGGTAAGCCGCTGGAAGCACTGTCGCTGGCAGATTTGCAGAAATTCAGCGCCACCATTGGTGATGATGTTTATCCCATCCTGTCTCTGCAATCCTGTCTGGAAAAACGCGCGGCCAAAGGCGGTGTGTCACCACGGCAGGTGGCGCAGGCGATTACCGATGCCAAAGGGCGTCTGTAA
- the argB gene encoding acetylglutamate kinase → MNPLIIKLGGVLLDSEEALERLFTALVAYREQYQRPLVIVHGGGCLVDDLMKKLALPVVKKNGLRVTPADQIDIITGALAGSANKTLLAWAKKHAINAVGLCLADGGMTTVTQLDESLGYVGKAQAGSADLPNALLSAGYLPIVSSIGITEQGDLMNVNADQAATALAETLGADLILLSDVSGILDGKGQRIAEMTAQKAEQLIAQGIITDGMIVKVNAALDAARALGRPVDIASWRHADQLPALFNGTPIGTRILA, encoded by the coding sequence ATGAATCCGTTAATTATCAAACTGGGCGGTGTGTTACTGGACAGCGAAGAAGCGCTGGAGCGTCTGTTTACGGCGCTGGTTGCCTATCGTGAGCAATACCAGCGTCCGCTGGTCATTGTGCACGGCGGCGGCTGCCTGGTGGATGACCTGATGAAAAAACTGGCGCTACCCGTAGTGAAGAAAAACGGGCTGCGCGTTACACCGGCGGACCAGATCGACATTATCACCGGTGCGTTGGCGGGTTCGGCCAATAAAACGCTGTTGGCCTGGGCGAAGAAACACGCTATCAACGCGGTGGGTCTGTGTCTGGCGGATGGCGGCATGACGACGGTAACGCAGTTGGATGAATCCCTCGGCTACGTCGGCAAAGCACAGGCGGGTTCCGCCGACCTGCCCAATGCGCTGCTAAGCGCCGGGTATCTGCCAATCGTCAGTTCCATCGGCATCACCGAACAAGGCGATTTGATGAACGTTAACGCCGATCAGGCGGCAACCGCGCTTGCAGAGACGCTGGGTGCCGATTTGATCCTGCTGTCGGACGTGAGTGGTATCCTTGATGGTAAGGGACAACGTATTGCGGAAATGACCGCGCAGAAAGCAGAACAGTTGATTGCGCAGGGGATTATTACCGACGGCATGATCGTTAAAGTCAACGCGGCGCTGGATGCCGCTCGCGCGCTGGGTCGCCCGGTAGATATCGCCAGTTGGCGTCATGCCGATCAACTGCCCGCGCTGTTTAACGGCACGCCGATTGGCACGCGGATTCTGGCGTAA
- the rmuC gene encoding DNA recombination protein RmuC — protein sequence MDITLFYGVSGGAVGVLAGWLIASLRYQQRRARQETEQRIQEQALQQAQSAVRELQLGRDKDEQRRRQDDMELRLMHGKLTAHQEKLLVMVRLQEECNQLNQELRALREANGAQEAELREVTIRLEETRLAAEEKQRLLINSEQRLTTQFENLANRIFEHSGRRVDEQNQQSLDKLLTPLREQLDGFRRQVQEGFGSEARERHTLAHEIRQLQQLNVQMAREAVNLTKALKGDNKTQGNWGEVVLGRVLEASGLREGHEYQTQVSIQTGANGRMQPDVIVRLPQGKDVVIDAKMSLVAYERYFNSEDDGERASALNEHIASVRGHIRLLSHKDYQQLPGLRSLDYVLMFIPVEPAFLVAIDRHPELISEALQHNIMLVSPTTLLVALRTITNLWRYEQQSRNAQQIADRASRLYDKLRLFVEDMAALGQSLDKSQASYRQAMNKLASGRGNLIAQVEGFRSLGVEVKRTINPNVAEQAVLSAEADGLETLSETIQTETPPRGEHVQGTDTEMSDRL from the coding sequence GTGGATATCACCCTCTTTTACGGCGTAAGCGGCGGGGCGGTCGGGGTGCTGGCGGGATGGCTCATTGCCAGCCTGCGTTATCAGCAGCGTCGCGCCCGGCAAGAAACGGAACAACGTATACAAGAACAAGCGTTACAGCAGGCGCAAAGCGCGGTACGCGAGCTTCAACTCGGGCGTGATAAGGACGAGCAACGTCGACGTCAGGATGATATGGAGCTGCGTCTGATGCACGGTAAACTCACCGCTCATCAGGAAAAACTGCTGGTTATGGTCCGTCTGCAAGAGGAGTGCAACCAACTCAACCAGGAACTGCGTGCGCTGCGCGAAGCCAACGGTGCGCAGGAAGCTGAACTGCGTGAAGTGACCATCCGTCTGGAAGAGACGCGCCTCGCCGCTGAGGAAAAACAGCGTCTGTTAATCAACAGCGAGCAACGCCTGACGACGCAGTTTGAAAATCTGGCTAACCGGATTTTTGAGCACAGCGGCCGTCGTGTGGATGAGCAAAATCAACAGAGCCTCGATAAACTACTGACGCCACTGCGGGAACAGTTGGACGGCTTTCGTCGTCAGGTTCAGGAGGGGTTCGGCAGTGAAGCGCGTGAGCGCCACACGCTGGCGCATGAAATTCGTCAGTTGCAGCAACTCAACGTGCAAATGGCGCGAGAAGCGGTCAATCTGACTAAGGCTCTGAAAGGCGATAATAAAACCCAGGGGAACTGGGGCGAAGTGGTGCTGGGACGCGTGCTTGAGGCCTCGGGGTTGCGTGAAGGCCATGAATACCAAACGCAGGTCAGTATTCAGACGGGCGCAAACGGGCGCATGCAGCCCGATGTGATCGTGCGCCTCCCGCAGGGCAAAGATGTAGTGATTGATGCCAAGATGTCGCTGGTGGCCTATGAGCGCTACTTTAACAGTGAAGACGACGGTGAACGTGCCAGTGCACTCAACGAGCATATCGCCTCCGTGCGCGGGCATATCCGTCTGCTGAGTCATAAGGACTATCAGCAATTGCCGGGGCTGCGCTCGTTGGACTATGTGTTAATGTTTATCCCCGTCGAGCCTGCCTTTCTGGTTGCTATCGACCGCCATCCTGAATTGATCAGTGAAGCCCTGCAACACAACATCATGTTGGTAAGCCCTACCACGCTGCTCGTCGCGTTACGTACCATCACCAATCTGTGGCGTTATGAACAGCAAAGCCGCAATGCGCAGCAGATCGCCGATCGTGCCTCTCGCCTGTACGACAAACTGCGTCTCTTTGTGGAAGACATGGCGGCGTTAGGGCAAAGCCTGGATAAATCACAGGCCAGCTATCGGCAGGCTATGAACAAACTGGCTTCCGGGCGCGGTAATCTGATAGCCCAAGTAGAAGGTTTCCGTTCCCTTGGCGTTGAGGTTAAGCGTACCATAAACCCCAACGTGGCAGAGCAAGCGGTGCTTTCTGCTGAGGCTGACGGTCTGGAAACGCTGTCTGAAACGATTCAAACAGAGACCCCGCCTAGGGGGGAACACGTGCAAGGCACGGATACAGAAATGTCAGATCGTCTGTGA
- the argE gene encoding acetylornithine deacetylase has product MKMNLPPFIELYRALIATPSISATDQALDQSNEALINLLAGWFADLGFHVEVQPVPGTRHKFNLLARIGQGQGGLLLAGHTDTVPFDDGRWTRDPFTLTEHDNKLYGLGTADMKGFFAFILDALRDIDPATLAKPIYVLATADEETTMAGAKYFSESTQIRPDCAIIGEPTSLQPIRAHKGHMSNAVRIQGQSGHSSDPSRGVNAIELMHDAISHLMVLRNTLQTRYHNAAFHIPYPTMNFGHVHGGDAANRICACCELHMDIRPLPGLTLNDLNGLVTEALAPVSERWPGRVSVSELHPPIPGYECPVDHALVGVIEKLLGVPTDVVNYCTEAPFIQTLCPTLVLGPGSIEQAHQPDEYLDTAFIAPTHKLITQMVQHFCR; this is encoded by the coding sequence GTGAAGATGAATTTACCCCCATTTATTGAGCTGTATCGGGCGTTGATCGCGACGCCTTCCATCAGCGCGACCGATCAGGCGCTCGATCAGAGCAATGAAGCATTAATCAATCTGCTCGCCGGATGGTTTGCTGATTTGGGCTTTCACGTTGAAGTGCAACCGGTGCCCGGTACGCGGCATAAATTCAATCTGCTGGCGCGCATTGGCCAAGGTCAAGGTGGCTTGCTGTTGGCCGGGCATACCGATACCGTACCGTTCGATGATGGCCGCTGGACGCGCGATCCCTTTACCCTGACGGAACACGATAACAAGCTCTACGGGCTGGGCACTGCGGATATGAAAGGCTTCTTCGCCTTTATTCTGGATGCCCTGCGCGATATCGACCCGGCAACGCTTGCCAAACCGATTTACGTGCTGGCGACGGCCGATGAAGAGACCACCATGGCAGGTGCCAAGTATTTCTCTGAATCTACGCAGATACGCCCGGACTGCGCCATCATCGGCGAACCAACCTCATTGCAACCGATTCGCGCCCACAAAGGTCATATGTCAAACGCGGTGCGGATTCAGGGACAATCCGGCCATTCCAGCGATCCTTCGCGCGGGGTAAATGCTATCGAACTGATGCACGATGCCATCTCCCACTTGATGGTGTTGCGCAATACGCTGCAAACCCGTTATCACAACGCAGCGTTCCATATCCCTTATCCGACCATGAATTTCGGCCATGTCCACGGTGGCGATGCGGCCAATCGCATCTGTGCCTGCTGTGAACTGCATATGGATATCCGCCCGCTCCCGGGATTAACGCTGAACGATTTAAACGGTCTGGTGACAGAAGCGCTGGCGCCGGTGAGCGAGCGTTGGCCAGGACGTGTGAGCGTCAGCGAACTGCACCCACCGATCCCCGGCTATGAGTGCCCGGTGGATCACGCCTTGGTGGGTGTGATTGAGAAATTGCTGGGTGTGCCCACGGATGTAGTGAACTATTGCACCGAAGCACCGTTTATCCAGACGCTGTGCCCGACGCTGGTGCTCGGCCCCGGTTCGATTGAACAGGCCCACCAGCCGGATGAATATCTCGACACCGCATTCATCGCCCCAACGCATAAATTGATCACCCAGATGGTGCAACATTTCTGCCGGTAA
- the ppc gene encoding phosphoenolpyruvate carboxylase: MNEQYSAMRSNVSMLGKLLGDTIKDALGESILDKVETIRKLSKSSRAGNEKHRQELLNTLQNLSNEELLPVARAFSQFLNLTNTAEQYHSISPHGEAASNPEILSQAFDRLKAQAHLSERDIRDAVETLSIELVLTAHPTEITRRTLIHKLVEVNTCLKQLDHNDLADYERNQIMRRLRQLIAQSWHTDEIRKIRPTPVDEAKWGFAVVENSLWEGVPAFLRELDEQLEKSFGFRLPVDSVPVRFTSWMGGDRDGNPNVTAKITRHVLLLSRWKAADLFLRDIQVLVSELSMSECTPELRERAGIAEGEEVQEPYRVIMKSLRAQLNATLTYLEGSLKGERTLRPHDLLEHNEQLWEPLHACYQSLHACGMGIIADGQLLDTLRRVRCFGVPLVRIDARQESTRHTEALAEITRYLGLGDYESWSESDKQAFLIRELSSKRPLLPRQWEPSAETKEVLDTCQVIAEAPQGSIAAYVISMARTPSDVLAVHLLLKEAGCPFALPVAPLFETLDDLNNADDVMKQLLGIDWYRGFIQGKQMVMIGYSDSAKDAGVMAASWAQYRAQDALIKTCEKAGIALTLFHGRGGSIGRGGAPAHAALLSQPPGSLKGGLRVTEQGEMIRFKFGLPEVTISSLSLYTGAILEANLLPPPEPKPEWHDIMDELSRVSCDMYRGYVRENQDFVPYFHAATPELELGKLPLGSRPAKRRPNGGVESLRAIPWIFAWTQNRLMLPAWLGAGAALQKIVENGQQKALETMCRDWPFFSTRIGMLEMVFAKADLWLAEYYDQRLVDEKLWPLGKELRDQLAADINVVLRISNDDHLMADLPWIAESIALRNVYTDPLNVLQAELLHRSREQENPSPEVELALMVTIAGVAAGMRNTG, translated from the coding sequence ATGAACGAACAATATTCCGCGATGCGAAGTAATGTGAGCATGCTGGGTAAACTTCTTGGTGACACCATCAAGGATGCATTAGGAGAGAGTATTCTTGATAAGGTCGAGACGATCCGTAAGCTGTCAAAATCGTCCCGCGCAGGCAATGAAAAGCACCGTCAGGAGCTGTTGAACACGCTGCAAAATCTTTCCAATGAGGAGTTGCTCCCGGTCGCTCGCGCCTTCAGCCAGTTTCTTAATCTGACCAACACCGCAGAGCAATATCACTCAATTTCTCCACACGGCGAAGCGGCCAGCAACCCGGAAATTTTATCTCAGGCGTTCGATCGTTTGAAGGCGCAGGCACACTTAAGCGAACGCGATATTCGTGACGCCGTGGAAACGCTCTCCATTGAATTGGTGCTGACCGCGCACCCGACAGAAATTACCCGTCGCACGCTGATTCATAAGCTGGTTGAAGTAAACACCTGCCTGAAACAGCTCGATCACAACGATCTGGCAGACTATGAGCGCAACCAGATCATGCGCCGCCTGCGTCAGTTGATCGCCCAGTCGTGGCATACGGATGAGATCCGTAAGATCCGCCCAACGCCCGTAGACGAAGCCAAATGGGGTTTCGCCGTGGTGGAAAACAGCCTGTGGGAAGGGGTTCCAGCCTTCTTGCGCGAGCTGGATGAGCAGTTGGAAAAATCGTTTGGTTTCCGCCTGCCAGTGGATTCTGTCCCCGTGCGCTTCACCTCCTGGATGGGCGGCGACCGCGATGGCAACCCGAACGTGACCGCCAAAATCACCCGTCACGTCCTGCTGCTAAGCCGTTGGAAAGCCGCAGACCTGTTTTTACGTGATATTCAGGTGCTGGTCTCCGAGCTTTCCATGTCGGAATGCACACCGGAGCTGCGTGAGCGCGCCGGTATCGCAGAAGGGGAAGAGGTTCAGGAACCCTACCGTGTTATTATGAAATCCCTGCGTGCGCAGCTTAACGCGACCCTGACTTACCTTGAGGGCAGCCTGAAAGGCGAGCGCACGCTGCGTCCACACGACCTGCTGGAACACAACGAACAGCTGTGGGAACCGCTGCACGCGTGCTACCAATCGCTGCATGCCTGTGGCATGGGCATTATCGCTGACGGCCAACTGCTCGATACCCTGCGCCGCGTGCGCTGTTTCGGCGTGCCGTTGGTGCGCATTGATGCGCGTCAGGAAAGCACACGTCACACCGAAGCGCTGGCGGAAATCACCCGCTACCTTGGTCTGGGCGACTACGAAAGCTGGTCTGAATCCGACAAGCAGGCGTTCCTGATTCGAGAATTAAGTTCCAAACGTCCGCTGTTGCCCCGTCAGTGGGAACCGAGCGCAGAAACCAAGGAAGTGCTGGATACTTGCCAGGTGATCGCCGAAGCGCCGCAGGGCTCTATCGCCGCGTACGTTATCTCCATGGCGCGCACGCCGTCCGACGTGCTGGCCGTGCATCTGCTGTTAAAAGAAGCGGGCTGCCCCTTCGCCTTGCCGGTTGCTCCGCTGTTTGAAACGCTGGATGACCTGAACAACGCCGACGATGTGATGAAGCAACTGCTGGGTATCGACTGGTATCGTGGCTTCATCCAGGGCAAGCAGATGGTGATGATCGGCTATTCCGACTCCGCCAAAGATGCGGGCGTGATGGCGGCATCCTGGGCGCAATACCGCGCACAGGATGCCCTGATCAAAACCTGCGAGAAAGCCGGCATTGCGCTTACGTTGTTCCACGGACGCGGTGGCTCCATCGGCCGCGGTGGCGCACCGGCTCACGCCGCCCTGCTGTCACAACCGCCGGGTAGCCTGAAAGGCGGCCTGCGCGTCACCGAACAGGGCGAAATGATCCGCTTCAAGTTCGGCTTACCGGAAGTGACCATCAGCAGTTTGTCGCTCTATACCGGTGCTATCCTTGAGGCCAACCTGCTGCCGCCGCCAGAACCGAAACCGGAATGGCACGACATCATGGATGAACTTTCTCGCGTGTCTTGCGATATGTATCGCGGTTATGTGCGTGAAAATCAGGACTTTGTGCCCTACTTCCACGCCGCAACGCCGGAGCTGGAACTGGGTAAACTGCCGCTCGGCTCACGTCCGGCCAAACGCCGTCCTAACGGTGGTGTAGAAAGCCTGCGCGCCATTCCGTGGATTTTTGCCTGGACGCAAAACCGCCTGATGCTGCCAGCCTGGTTGGGTGCGGGCGCTGCGTTGCAAAAGATCGTCGAAAACGGTCAGCAGAAAGCGCTGGAAACCATGTGCCGCGACTGGCCGTTCTTCTCCACGCGTATCGGGATGCTGGAAATGGTGTTCGCCAAAGCGGACCTGTGGCTGGCGGAATACTACGATCAGCGTCTGGTTGACGAAAAGCTGTGGCCGTTGGGCAAAGAGCTGCGCGACCAGTTGGCGGCAGATATCAACGTGGTGCTGCGGATTTCCAACGATGATCATCTGATGGCAGATTTGCCGTGGATTGCTGAATCTATCGCGCTGCGTAACGTTTATACCGACCCGTTAAACGTGCTGCAAGCCGAACTGTTACACCGTTCGCGTGAACAGGAGAACCCCAGCCCAGAAGTGGAACTGGCGCTGATGGTCACCATTGCCGGCGTAGCCGCCGGTATGCGTAACACAGGCTAA
- the argC gene encoding N-acetyl-gamma-glutamyl-phosphate reductase produces MLNTLIVGASGYTGAELALYLNRHPQMNLTALAVSAQSVDAGKRISDLHPQLKGIIDLPVQALTDAAEAAKGIDVVFLATDHKVSHDLAPVFLAAGCVVFDLSGAFRVQDAEFYRRYYGFEHQHADWLAQAVYGLAEFQAERVKQAQLIAVPGCYPTASQLALKPLVDAQLLNTDQWPVINAVSGVSGAGRKASLTSSFCEVSLQPYGVFNHRHQPEIATHLGIPVIFTPHLGNFARGILATITCRLKPGVSAQDVAEAYHNAYHDKPLVRLYDKGVPALKSVVGLPFCDIGFSVQDEHLIVVATEDNLLKGAAAQAVQCLNIRFGFPETQSLL; encoded by the coding sequence ATGCTGAATACGTTGATTGTTGGTGCAAGCGGTTATACTGGCGCTGAACTTGCACTCTATCTGAATCGTCATCCTCAGATGAACCTTACCGCACTTGCGGTATCCGCGCAGAGCGTTGATGCGGGCAAACGCATTTCTGACCTGCACCCTCAACTGAAAGGCATTATCGATTTGCCGGTACAGGCGTTGACGGATGCCGCTGAAGCCGCCAAAGGCATCGATGTGGTGTTTCTGGCGACCGACCACAAAGTGAGCCACGATCTTGCGCCGGTGTTCCTGGCCGCAGGCTGCGTGGTGTTCGATCTCTCCGGCGCGTTTCGCGTGCAGGATGCTGAATTTTATCGCCGTTACTACGGTTTCGAGCATCAACACGCTGACTGGCTGGCGCAGGCAGTGTATGGCCTGGCCGAGTTTCAGGCAGAGCGCGTTAAGCAAGCGCAGCTGATTGCTGTCCCCGGTTGTTACCCGACGGCGTCACAGCTGGCACTGAAACCGCTGGTGGATGCGCAATTGCTCAACACTGACCAGTGGCCGGTTATCAATGCAGTCAGCGGTGTGAGTGGAGCCGGACGTAAAGCGTCGCTCACCAGCAGCTTCTGCGAAGTGAGCTTGCAGCCCTATGGTGTGTTCAATCACCGTCACCAACCCGAAATTGCGACCCACCTGGGCATCCCGGTTATCTTCACGCCGCATCTGGGGAATTTCGCGCGTGGGATTCTGGCAACCATTACTTGCCGCCTGAAACCGGGCGTCAGCGCACAGGATGTGGCGGAAGCTTACCACAACGCCTATCACGACAAACCGCTGGTGCGCCTCTACGATAAAGGGGTTCCGGCGTTAAAATCGGTTGTTGGCTTGCCGTTTTGCGATATCGGTTTCTCCGTACAGGATGAGCACCTGATTGTGGTCGCTACGGAAGACAACCTGCTTAAAGGTGCGGCGGCGCAAGCTGTACAGTGCCTGAATATTCGTTTTGGTTTCCCTGAAACCCAATCTTTGCTCTGA
- the udp gene encoding uridine phosphorylase, protein MSESDVFHLGLTKQALQGATLAIVPGDPARVEKIARELDNPVFLAAHREFTTWRATLAGQPVVICSTGIGGPSTSIAVEELAQLGVRTFLRVGTTGAIQPDMNVGDVLVTTAAVRLDGASLHFAPLEYPAVADFACTAALVDAAKASGFPLHIGVTASSDTFYPGQERYDTYSGRVVRRFQGSMQEWQSMGVLNYEMESATLLTMCSSQGLRAGMVAGVIVNRTQQETPDVATMKLAETAAVTVVLDAARRLLSA, encoded by the coding sequence ATGTCTGAATCTGATGTGTTCCACCTGGGGTTAACCAAACAGGCGCTGCAAGGGGCGACGTTAGCCATTGTGCCCGGCGATCCGGCGCGGGTCGAAAAAATTGCGCGTGAGCTGGATAACCCTGTGTTTCTGGCCGCACACCGTGAATTTACCACCTGGCGTGCTACGCTTGCAGGGCAACCGGTGGTTATCTGTTCCACGGGCATTGGCGGCCCTTCGACCTCCATCGCGGTGGAAGAGCTGGCACAATTAGGCGTCAGAACCTTTCTGCGCGTGGGCACCACCGGGGCTATCCAGCCTGATATGAATGTGGGGGACGTGCTGGTGACGACGGCGGCTGTGCGTTTGGACGGTGCCAGCCTGCACTTTGCGCCACTGGAGTACCCGGCAGTGGCGGATTTTGCCTGCACCGCCGCGCTGGTGGATGCCGCGAAGGCCTCCGGTTTCCCACTGCATATTGGCGTGACCGCCTCTTCGGATACGTTTTACCCGGGCCAAGAGCGCTACGATACCTACTCTGGGCGCGTTGTGCGGCGTTTTCAAGGCTCGATGCAAGAGTGGCAAAGCATGGGCGTGCTGAATTATGAAATGGAATCGGCCACGCTGCTTACCATGTGTTCCAGTCAGGGATTGCGGGCGGGTATGGTCGCAGGCGTGATCGTCAACCGTACCCAGCAGGAAACGCCGGATGTCGCGACGATGAAGCTGGCGGAAACCGCTGCCGTTACGGTGGTGCTGGATGCAGCACGCCGGTTATTGAGTGCCTGA